Below is a genomic region from Hevea brasiliensis isolate MT/VB/25A 57/8 chromosome 3, ASM3005281v1, whole genome shotgun sequence.
gttattgcagttgttcttgatctaatatagggttctaataattaatttgattaattctaaaatcttaaatgacagatgtagatccaaaaacatattaaaagagtattaatatgttgtttatcattgaaatcaaatagataaaaatgaatcttgcatgatgcatatgaccctaggtgaaaaattattgaattcaatgatataaacttatatttttcatgcttccgctctttcAGTACAtactatgatgagctatactgatatgccaatctccttttggggatttgcattaaaatcaactttgtatattctgaataggattccaacaaaatcagtatcttccacaccttatgacatatggcatggaagaaaaccaagtcttaagcatgttaagatttggggttgtacagcttatataaaaaagctaaacactgataaattggaaaccagattagaaaatggtcgatttgttggatatccgaaagatagttttggatattatttgtctacatcacaaaagattatgataagtagagatgccacatttcttgaacaatagtttgttcaagaaggaggcaaaggaaggaaaacagagctggaattggagaattctgactaaccaatagatcaaatggatataaatccatctagtcaacctacacctattgatgaaacatctacagctattcctcgtagaacaactagggtatctcacccaccagtgagatatggtttccttcatgaagaagaacaagagttgtctactcataaagaagtagatcatggagatgatccacttacctatgaagaagctatatcagatatagactcttcaaaatggattgatgctatgaaattcgagattaattccatgtataagaatcaagtttggaatcttgttgacccacctgaaggtattgtacctatagagaacaaatgagttttcaaaaagaaaattggttctgatggaaaggtagagacccataaagcaaggctagtagcgaaagggtttcaccaaaggcaaggaatcgactatgaggagactttctcgcctgttgctatgcttaaatcaattaggattctattagcaatagctgcatactatgattatgagatttggtagatggatgtcaaaataacttttctcaatggatacattgaagaaaacattttcatggaacaacctaggggttttgaatcccaagatggttccaaagtgtgcaagctaaagcgatccacttatgggttgaaacaagcttcgaggagttggaacatccattttgatgaagccaataagtcatttagttttataaaaaatgaggatgagccatgtgtatataagaaggttagtgatagtgctatcactttccttgtcttatatgtggataatattctgttaataggtaatgacacaggtatgttgacaactataaaggtatggttgtcaaatacattctccatgaaagacttaggggaggcaaactatattcttgggattcgcatctatagagatggagcgaaaagaataattggtttatcccaaagtttatacttggaaaaggtattaaagaggtttaacatgcattgattccaagagaggattgttaccagtgagacatggcatccacctttttaaagagatgtctacAAAGAcaactaaagaaagagataaaatggccaggattccatatgcttcggctattagaagtttaatatatgaaatattgtgtactaggctggatattgcatatgctattagtttaactaacaggtatcaatccaatccaggtttggaacactggatagttgtcaagaatatccttaagtacttgagaagaactaaggatttattcttgatatatggaggtggagacttgcaattggatggttatactgattctgatttccaataagatatcgatgatagaaagtctaccactgggtatgtgttcatttgtaatggaggtgcagttagttggaagagttccaaacagagtacgactgcagattccactactgaagctgagtatattgctgcatcagatgctacaaaagaagctgtttgaatataaggaaccccggcctcactagaaatccaaacacatcgaAAGGCACTACtgtattatcagagagatagttgggcaaagcgatacaaccatgcagaaaatagcatcagctgaaaatctagttgattcgttcactaagcctttgtcataagctcagttagaccgacatcttgagaagatgggtctaatatattgtaataaatggctctagtgttagtgggagattgttagtattatgacccagagcatatcatttagtatgtatcttgtacatgtttaataataaaaggcattttcacttttccatttacataatatatttatgtgtaatagaaaaagtccattgatattttgttggaaattctattcttaagttgttaagaatatgagtaatagtatttctagcacaaagtatcataaataggttcacaatcgaggatacttcacaataaggacatgacttatccagaaagattgtattcatgtttgtccctaagttatttatatgagatataaataagatggaatggtgagtcttatgccatataacaaacatgataggtacttatacatgataagtaggtcgaactagtgacatttatgacatgcacatggagtttactcttgtcaatgtattgtcataaatcatatcagtgcatataatctttagacctgaaataacacaattatcttgtatataggttgtttgagtttgatactgcttcatacttgtactgtgtatgggtatatgggcatgtgttggctcctactagttatatatggaggtaggtattgatcaagatggaatctgttcctctaagtaaatggggataaaattctatgtgcatttaattgttcttgatgtttcaagttcctggtcaagacagatagatttaatcaaaaaagagtttctgatgacaaaatccttttaattaagaactgaaattaaaagagaacataatattcatagcaaatggggtttgacataaaccatgactccagctcgaattgggattttgtaacagagagattctagtgcatggtaacatatgattataggttcatttgaggtaaatgttattactgattgggtggccatgacatgctatactaggtgttaactatggtctatgaggcgcataaaatgatttagagaaatcttttatggtaagaaagagttctgatgatattaagagctgatatcatgtctcattgccaattagtgacaagtctagtaagtcacacacatacggaagtaatcaccaaattaaatatgatttaattaattaattaaagagtttaattgattaattaaataggtttggtttgcaattagattgcaaagtccctagcttggcaaaccaaatctaggttattggatgtatagtataagttaaatttacatttaaagtatttaaatatgaatttaattattgaaaaattaattaatagagattaattaattaatttatatttgatataaattgattagaagaagagaaataattattttaggttgagaactcaaaattaagacacaggggtattttggtcatttcacaaggtgacatgtggcaccatgagatggtgacacatgacactgcacataagcttgtcatatgtcttttaatcatataagatgattaaaatcaagattaaatataggtttgacacttggcacaatgtgattgggtcaattaaacctagagccaatcataaggtgacatgtggtagaggttttaagtgatgacctagctatataagtgttgttatgaaagagtaaaatatgTGGGATGCTattctctctttgtgccgccaccctttactgccctctcccctcttcttcttcatctcttatcaattcaaagagattagcaaacaatctcttgaattaaaaatactagaaattgtttttagtgtcctgtttacatctgtaatatctcaaaaggcaaaacttgattttctaattcatagaaaaagctttagaagctgttcaagggctgccataggtgatcttggtgtggacaagctagagggacaacatctggtgtcctaaagacacatcccaaaggtgccaaacacactgcagtgcatcaaaaggttagtgcacttgttcttgatctaatctagggttttaatggattaatctgttaattctaaaatcttaaatggcaaatgtagattaaaaaatatattaaaagagttttaatatgttgtttatcattggaatcaaatagataaaaataaatcttgcatgatgcatgtgaccctagatgaaaattttgaatttcaatgatctaaacttatgtttttcatgcttccgctccttcagataCCATGGTGTctagtgctagtttactcgtttAATCAGTTTAGTctgcctatcataggttacttgggcagtgaaataaattaagaatattacaaattaaataaatgagtgaaAAGGACCTGAAATGAATTAGATTaactctaaaaattttatttattatgcaaCGATCCAAAACATCTAGAAACTGTTGAgtgaagtgataaaaagattagcaaaacaaatataacttaaataaatgttATAATTGTATCTTCTATAATAagataaatataaattcaatatttttatttgttggacctaggtgtcttaactcatgctttgatgataataaataattagtgtgctactaatatactttggaagtgtttgtgttgtGTTTGTAGGCCATAGAatcaaaattgccaaattgctttaAATCAAAGTTAAGGAAGAGCAACATAATGAAGCAAACATTTATGGGAGcctacaatgtaacttttatttattttatatcttgtaaatctcattttattaattatgttagCTTAAGTCTAGGTGGTATtaagaatatcttgttcaacttagttttcacctaattttttagcaaggaaaaatttaataaattttttaaaaatgtaaaattaattttgaaaagtattttagttgcaaaatactttgaattagctttccaatggttcaaatggATAAAAAATCCGAGTTCGgataaaaaagttatgagttttttaaactcttaattttttgTGTCTTTACTTATAACTTTTTCTTAACCAAAGGagactaaaatgaaattttcacattttagaaatgaaaatttttttttgaaagtaTTTTCATTGAATTTTGACACTTTCTATCCAGAGAGCACTTCGGCAGCCGAAAGTGGGAAGTTCGGCAGCCAAAGTTCACTCTTTAAATCATGGTTTTTGAGCATTAAAAGTCATTTTGTCCAGACAGCACTCCGACAGTCGAAAGTGAGAACTTCGACAGCTaaaagtgacttttcaaaagctatTTTTTGGCGCTTCAACCTTTGGCAGTCGAAGTAAATAACTTCGGCAGCCGAACCTGGGTTTCTGCAACTCGATAAAATAGAGCTTTGGGTGGATAAACGGCTAGTTTTTCATTTAATGAACCCCCAACcgctattttcttgcaaaaactataaataggcaccATTTTTAACTGGAAAGAAGTTTAGAGAACAACAatcttttggaaatttattgggttCTAAAGATCTTCTTTATTATCTCTCTTTAGAACTTGAGCTACCGTAGTTAAtattgagaacttgatatttgagttgtaaattcatTGTTCAGAGAGTTCCTTCAAAGTTGTTGTGAGCACTTATTataattttgagtgtgatagagctttaaatagctcttgagtgtaaagggatttataaaagagcaagggtttgctcttatgatgattgtaaggggtttattcttcacccaaagaagaattttagtggagttaactctcaaggagggccttgaggagaggacgtaggcttgggatagctGAACCTCTATAAATCTCATGTGTTATCATTCTTCCTCTTCTCTTTTTTGCgttgaaatttcttttaatctttaatttttcaattagaacccaattcaacccccccccccctctcggGTTGCTTCAAGCGAcaataagtggtatcagagcaagtctcCATTCTATAAGTTTTAATCATCTTGGAGTAAAGATCAATGGTAACCCTCAATGCACAAGAAGGTCAATTGGTGGTAAGACCTCCTTTTTTTGATGTTAATGACTTCTTGTATTGGAAAAATAGGATGTATTATTTCCTTAAATCAGAAGGGGTTAACTTGTGGGATGTTGTAGAAAATGGGCCATTCACTCCAACTAAAATTGTTGATGGTGTGCATGTAGCTAAGCCTAAGGGTGAATGGATTGAGCAAGAGAAAAGAAGAGTGGCTTTAAATGATAAggctattcatgttttatttTGTGCATTAAGTAGAAGTGAATATaataaagtttgtatgaagtctACTATAAAAGAAATTTGGGATGCTTTAGTAGTTACTCATGAGGGTACTAGTCAAGTAAAGGAGAATAAGATGGATTCCCTTATCTACCAATATGAATTGTTTAAGATGAAGTCGGATGAAACCATAAGTGAAATGTATGATAGATTTATGGAGATTATATGAGGAATTAAATCTCTTAGGAAGACATTCACAAATGAGGAGCTAGTAAAgaagattttaagaagtcttcctAAGGAGTGGCTACCTAAAGTAACTTCAATCAAGGATTCCAAGGACTTGAGCAAGGTACAACTTGATGAGCTCTTAAGAAATCTCATTGATTATGAGATAAACCTCAAAAGAGAGCAAGTGGAGGAACCTAACAAAGCCAAAAAGACCATTGCCTTCAAAGTATCTTCCGAAAACTCAAGTGATGAAGATGATGAATTTGATGAGGAAGAATTGGCTCTAATGACAAGGAGAATAAGGAAGATGCTCTTCCAAAATAAGAAGTTCATCCCAAAGAGGAACTTCAAGAAGGATAAGGGAGAAAGTAGCAAGAGGGATCCTCCCATATGCTTTGAATGCAACAAACTGGGTCACATTAGAATGGATTGTCCCAAATTGAAGAAGCCTTTCAAGAAGTTCAAGAAGAAGGCACTTAAAGCAACATGGGATGAATCAAATGACTCTGAAGATGAGGAGATTGGTGATCAAGTTGCCCAAATGTGTGTCATGGCAATGGAGGAAAGCTCCAATGAGGTAACTTTAAATGATGATGTTGTTGAATTTTCTCATGATGAACTAGTTAATGCGCTTAAAGTTATGAATGATGAACTAGAATTAAGTCATGAGAGAAATAAACTTTTGAAAAGTGAGCATGCTAGTTTAAGGAAGGAGAATGAAACCTCATCTAAAGTTGATAGACCTTTGGATAGTAATATGCAAAAATCCTTAGATGAGCTTTcactagaaaatgagaagttgaaaaatgaaattgttgaactaaaaacttctctttccaaatttactAAAGGAAAGGACAAACTTGATAAAATTTTGGACTCTCAAAGGTCTTCTAGCATCAAGTATGGACTTGGTTATAGTAAATTTGCCCAAGCACCTCCTTCCAAGACTATCTTTGTTAAAGCATCTAGTTCTAATGAGCCTAGTCCCCAAGTGCCTAGTCCAAAGGTGTCTAATCCTAAAGGACAAGAGCCGAAGAAATCTTGTGATAATGAAACTAGaaagacttcatttcatcaacatgcTCCTAGATAAAATGTAAATAGGACATATACATCTAGGAGAGTTATTTCTAGGCCAAACCTTTATAGGGGACATGCTACTAGGCTTCATAACTATTATTACACTCACCATGCCTCATGCTTACATTcacataatgaacataaaaagatTGATCATGTGAGACCATTTGCTCACTCTCATACACATAGAAGGTTCATTGGACACTGTCATTATTGTGGTAAGATTGGTCACACCAATTATAGGTGTGCCATTAGGAAAATCCATCTTGGATATGGtagaatatttgattttaatgatggaACTACTAACCCCTAAGGACCCAAGTACATTTGGGTACTTAAAGTAAATTGAATTATCATGTGTAGGTGTGCTTGAAATCCTCAAAGCTTGAAAGTAAGTGGTACTTGGATAGTGGATATTCAAGACACATGACCTAAAATGCCAATCTCttcctttcacttgaaaagaaagataGAGGTGGGCAAGTGACTTTCAGTGATAATGGTGAAGGTAAAATTGTGGGAATAGGTAAGGTTGGTAACGAAAACTCCCCTATTCTTAACAAAGTGCTTTTGGTTGatggtttaaaacataatttacttagtgttagtcaattatgtgataagggTTGTAGAGTTGTTTTTGAGTCCAAATCTTGCTTTGCATCTAGGATGAGTGATAACAAAATGTTGTTTAttggtgaaagaattgaaaatatttatgttatcgatttgcatgctttgtctaacaaagatgtcaagtgctttatttctattagtgatgactcttggacttggcatagaaggcttgcacatgctagcatgcaccttcttgcaaacttgtataaggatgagctagttgatgggctaccaaagatcaagtttcaaaaggataaggtgtgtaatgcatgccaaatgggtaagcaagtcaagagctcttttaaatctattcataaggtatctacttctagacctcttcaattgttgcatatggatttgtttggtcctactagagtagctagcttaggtggtgcatattatgccttggtgattgttgatgactactctaggtatacttgggttgcatttcttgctcataaggatgaatgttttgatatttttgagagattttgaaaaagggttcaaaatgaaaagggttttcaaatatcttctattaggagtgatcatggtagagaatttgaaaatgagaaatttgataagttttgtaACTTACTAGGGATCAATCACAATTTTTCTTCTCCGAGGACTCCCCAACAAAATGGTgttgttgaaagaaaaaatagaactCTTTTAGACATGGGGAGGACTATGTTAAGCGAATATAATTTGCCTACTTATTTTTGGGCAAAAGCTATTAATACGGCTTGGTATGTTTCAAATAGAGTTTTGAATAgacctattttaaagaaaaccccttatgagctatggaatggcaagaaacctaaaataggttattttagagtttttgaTTGTAAATGCTTCATTTTGAATACCAAAGATAACTTAGATAAATTTAGCTCTAAAACTGATGAAGCTATCTTCTTGGGCTACTCTACATCTAGTAAAGCATATAGAGTCTTCAATAAGAGAACCTTAGTTGTTGAGGAGTCaatgcatgttgtatttgatgaagctaacccctttggtcttagaaaggatatttcttatgatgatgatgttgtaggtaatcttgatgagttgactcttgaagatcttcaatctagtggaattcaagatcaacaCATGGAAGATCCCTTGAAGGACTTGGGAGTTGATCAAGTTGAGCCTTAAGAGCAACAAGGTCAACCAGTTCCTTATTAAGAAGTTCAACAAGATCTACCCAAAAATTGGACATTCAAGAAGGATCGTCCTAAAGACCTAATCATTGGTGATACATAAAAAGAGGTAACAACTAGATCCTCTCttagaaatatatgtaataatcttGCATTCATTTCTCAAATAGAACCTAGGAGCATAGATGAGGCCATTAATGATGAGAGTTGGGTACTTACAATGCAAGAGGAGCTCAATCAGTTTGAAAGGAATAAGGTTTGGACCTTAGTTCCTAGGCCAAAGGACTATCCATCCATAGGAACCAAATGGGTGTTTAGAAACAAATTAGATTATGATGGAAACATAAGTAGGAATAAAGCTAGGTTAGTAGCcaaaggctacaaccaagaggagggcattgactatgatgaaacctttgcccccatagctagattagaagccattagaatcttgcttgcatatgcatcatacatgaattttaggcttttccaaatggatgtcaaaagtgcttttctaaatggttttattgatgaggtggtatatgttgagcaacctcctggttttgaaaatcatgagtctCCATAGCatgtttttaaattaataaagccttgtatggtttgaaataagctcctagagcttgctatgaaaggcttagtaactttcttttgcaaaatggttttttaaaaggaaaagttgatacaactctttttgttaaaaatcatgtaaatgacatccttgtagtacaaatatatgttgatgatattatatttggtgctactaatgagtgtttgtgtgaagagtttgctaatacaatgaagagtgagtttgagatgagcatgatgggagaactcaagttcttccttaGGCTTCAAATCAAACAAGCTAAGGATGGCATCTTCAACAACCAAGCCAAGTACACCAAAGAATTGATCAAGAGGTTTGGAATGCTGAATAACAAGCTAAGTAGAACTCCAATTAGCACAAATACCAAACTTGACAAGGATTAAAAAGGAAAATTGGTTGATGAAAgcctttatagaggtatgattggtagtCTTTTGTATCTCACAACTAGTAGACCGGATATTATGTATTCCGTATGTTTATGCGCACGttttcaatcatgtcctaaagAGTCTCATTTGCATGCTGTTAAACGTATTCTCAAATACTTGAATGGTACATTGCAATTAGGTCTATGGTATCCTAGAAATGCATCCTTTGATTTATGTTCCTACTCGGATGCCGAATTTGCTGGAAGCATCATTGATAGGAAGAGTATCTCAGGTACTTGTTAACTCCTAGGACACTATTTAGTTTATTAGTGCAGCAAGAAACAAAACTAGGTTGCACTTTCCACGGCCAAAGCCGAATATGTAGCTGTGGGTCTTTGTTGTAGCCAGATACTTTGGATCAAATAACAATTGAGAGACTTCAAAGTATCTCTTGATCACATTTCTATTAAATGTTATAACACAAGTGCAATCAATTTGACCAAGAACCCTATACAACATTCTAGAACCAAGCGTATagacattagacatcattttatacgTGATCATGCATTGAATGGTGATATTGTTGTTGAGTTTGTTGATACACATCACCAATTAGCTAATATCTTTACAAAACCTTTGTGTGAAAatatgtttaatttttttaagagAGAATTAGGCATGCTTGACAACCTTGATGATTGAGATTGTGATTTATTGTTCACTCACATGACtattttcctatttttggctgCCACATGATCACAATACCATTCCTTATTAATTTAGATTGTTCTCCTTGATTGTTCAATGATGGTTATttgccaaaattttattatttctttgaaTAGAATCCATGATGGTTTTACAAGTCCTATGCAAATGAAATTAGTAAATTTGTATTATAGTCTTTTTGGCTTTTTGTAGGCTATTCTTTAGAATAGTTGTTATGATTGATCATATACTATACATGTGTTCTAAGTGTCTCAATGACATAATTATACTCATGTTCAATTTCAAATCAAGTTAATTATGCACATTTGCTTAGCTACCATATAACCACCTTAATAGTATCACTTTCTGTGCTAAAATGTAAACCTTCTAACTGGAAGTTATCCTTAAAATGCTTACTGAATTGACAATGATACTAAAAGCTTAAGCTTTTGGCATGGTTGTAAGCCTTTGAATGATGCCATAATTTTTGTATGTTTTTCCTTCTAGATTGCATTTTGATGATGCCAAAAGGGGGAGATATATAGCTAGTGGATGAATTAGCTAAGTGGATGAATAATTCCAAATGTTAAGCTttaaacatgatatataaataatgATTTAGTGGGATACATGTTTTGGGTATACTTATGTGATGCTTCTTGGTAATTCTTTGATACATATTCTGGA
It encodes:
- the LOC131178360 gene encoding uncharacterized protein LOC131178360, whose protein sequence is MVTLNAQEGQLVVRPPFFDVNDFLYWKNRMYYFLKSEGVNLWDVVENGPFTPTKIVDGVHVAKPKGEWIEQEKRRVALNDKAIHVLFCALSRSEYNKVCMKSTIKEIWDALVVTHEGTSQVKENKMDSLIYQYELFKMKSDETISEMKTFTNEELVKKILRSLPKEWLPKVTSIKDSKDLSKVQLDELLRNLIDYEINLKREQVEEPNKAKKTIAFKVSSENSSDEDDEFDEEELALMTRRIRKMLFQNKKFIPKRNFKKDKGESSKRDPPICFECNKLGHIRMDCPKLKKPFKKFKKKALKATWDESNDSEDEEIGDQVAQMCVMAMEESSNEVTLNDDVVEFSHDELVNALKVMNDELELSHERNKLLKSEHASLRKENETSSKVDRPLDRKDKLDKILDSQRSSSIKYGLGYSKFAQAPPSKTIFVKASSSNEPSPQVPSPKVSNPKGQEPKKSCDNETRKTSFHQHAPR